The proteins below come from a single Streptococcus hyointestinalis genomic window:
- the trhA gene encoding PAQR family membrane homeostasis protein TrhA, which yields MSPTQTMKLSKQLTFGEEVANSVTHAVGSLLMLILLPITASYSYQQYGLAASVGMSIFVISLFLMFLSSTIYHSMSYNSPQKYVLRIIDHSMIYIAIAGSYTPVALSLVGGWLGYAIIILQWGTTIFGILYKIFAKNINEKFSLFLYLMMGWLAVFIVPAIVTKTGLAFWLLMLAGGLCYTIGAIFYARKCPYDHMIWHLFILLASALQYIGIVYYML from the coding sequence ATGAGCCCAACACAAACTATGAAACTGAGTAAACAACTAACCTTTGGGGAAGAGGTCGCAAACAGTGTCACCCACGCTGTCGGAAGCCTCTTGATGCTTATCCTGCTGCCTATCACAGCCTCTTATAGCTATCAGCAGTACGGTCTAGCAGCCTCTGTTGGGATGTCTATCTTTGTGATTAGCTTGTTTCTCATGTTTTTATCATCAACTATCTACCACTCCATGTCCTATAATTCGCCTCAAAAGTACGTCTTGCGTATTATTGACCACTCGATGATTTATATCGCTATCGCAGGCAGTTACACACCAGTAGCGCTATCTCTTGTCGGTGGCTGGCTAGGTTATGCTATTATCATCCTGCAGTGGGGAACGACTATCTTTGGGATTTTGTATAAGATTTTTGCTAAAAACATCAATGAAAAATTTAGTCTCTTTCTCTATCTCATGATGGGGTGGCTAGCAGTCTTTATTGTTCCTGCTATTGTGACAAAGACAGGCTTAGCCTTTTGGCTTTTGATGTTAGCAGGTGGCTTGTGCTACACCATCGGTGCTATCTTTTATGCTAGAAAGTGTCCTTATGACCATATGATTTGGCACCTCTTTATCCTACTTGCTTCAGCTCTACAATATATCGGCATTGTCTACTACATGCTATAA
- a CDS encoding VOC family protein, giving the protein MIKRIDTYIVTDGNGQEAVNFYKNVFDAELVSLKLRGEMVPDCSEDRKHLVLNAQLVFDGLCLQISDENPDYTYQAGKNVVPTLIVDSVEMAKKLYAALSVDAKEIFMELQETFWTPAYANLVDKFGVVWQISAEVAES; this is encoded by the coding sequence ATGATTAAACGTATTGATACTTATATCGTGACCGATGGCAACGGTCAAGAAGCAGTTAATTTTTACAAAAATGTATTTGACGCAGAGCTTGTGAGTCTCAAGCTCAGGGGTGAGATGGTGCCAGACTGTTCCGAAGACAGAAAACACTTGGTGCTAAATGCTCAGTTGGTATTTGATGGCTTGTGCTTACAAATTTCTGACGAAAACCCAGATTATACCTATCAAGCAGGTAAAAATGTCGTTCCAACCTTGATTGTTGACTCAGTTGAAATGGCTAAAAAGCTTTATGCTGCCTTGTCCGTGGATGCCAAGGAAATTTTCATGGAGTTGCAGGAAACCTTTTGGACGCCTGCTTATGCCAACTTGGTAGATAAGTTTGGTGTTGTGTGGCAAATTTCAGCTGAAGTTGCAGAAAGCTAG
- the nt5e gene encoding cell surface ecto-5'-nucleotidase Nt5e, which produces MKKKSLLLSTVLISTTLLAGQVAADETEVTLAQESNVSQQASVLSSEEATSSAVETSTPLAEVAEVTAEPTNQEQEEATAATTEDASAADNQSEELGSASETNSDYAITVLHTNDMHGRIVEESSVIGTPKLAEAVKESRSQGTTLVLDSGDAFQGLPISNSTKGEDMATLMNEIGYDAMAIGNHEFDFGLDQLKKLKELLQFPLLSANTYVNGARLFEASTIIDKNKEVVGDEVVVIGVTTPETATKTHPRNVVGVTFSDPIAEVTSVIAEIEARAKAEGKSYNKYIILAHLGVDTTTPTEWQGSTLAEALSQNALLSGKNVLVLDGHSHTAKVDTYGNVTYNQTGSYLNHIGKIVLNSERVLENSLITTEAGKALKEDETVAALVKTIQEKYAAENAVVVLDKSPVELNGQRENVRVRETNLGNIVADALYDYGQTGFSHPTDLAVTNGGGLRETIQKDKPITKGDIIAVLPFGNIISQIEVTGQQIKDMFIKSLGSINQVDSNGNVVLDENGQPLLEPSGGFLQISGARVYYDTTLPADQRVLAIQILDHESQTYKDLVLDKVYYLATNDFLAAGGDGYTMLGGSREEGPSMDGVFADFLAKADLTKYAVINPNSRTISIKASELATYLTSKETKPTKDNTQQSTQNTTTTTTLELSPSGQTQTITVSYQTAAFKSKAQAVHEQNKVKGNIYFGQALAFADGDLLTLPLTASNRSIAAVLVGFVLLLVGLIGVRRKRH; this is translated from the coding sequence ATGAAAAAGAAAAGTTTGCTATTGTCAACTGTTCTTATTTCAACAACTTTATTGGCAGGGCAGGTCGCTGCCGATGAGACAGAGGTCACTCTAGCACAGGAGAGTAATGTTAGCCAGCAAGCAAGCGTTTTATCAAGCGAAGAGGCAACATCATCAGCTGTAGAAACAAGCACACCGTTAGCGGAAGTCGCGGAAGTTACAGCTGAGCCTACAAACCAAGAACAGGAAGAAGCTACAGCAGCTACAACAGAGGACGCAAGCGCAGCTGACAATCAGTCAGAAGAGCTAGGATCAGCAAGTGAGACAAATTCAGATTACGCTATCACTGTCCTTCATACTAATGACATGCATGGGCGTATCGTTGAGGAAAGCTCTGTCATCGGGACACCCAAGTTAGCAGAAGCGGTCAAGGAAAGCAGAAGTCAAGGAACGACTTTGGTGCTTGACTCAGGTGACGCTTTCCAAGGATTGCCGATTTCAAATAGCACCAAGGGTGAGGACATGGCGACGCTCATGAATGAGATTGGCTATGACGCCATGGCGATTGGCAATCACGAGTTTGACTTTGGCTTGGATCAGCTCAAAAAATTAAAAGAACTCTTGCAATTTCCGCTCTTGAGTGCCAACACTTATGTCAACGGTGCACGCTTGTTTGAAGCCTCAACGATTATTGATAAAAATAAAGAAGTTGTGGGCGACGAAGTGGTGGTTATCGGAGTGACGACACCTGAGACTGCTACCAAAACACACCCGAGAAATGTTGTCGGCGTGACCTTTAGTGACCCGATTGCAGAGGTGACGTCTGTCATCGCTGAAATTGAAGCAAGAGCTAAGGCAGAGGGCAAGAGCTACAACAAATACATCATCCTTGCTCACCTAGGTGTGGACACAACGACACCAACTGAGTGGCAAGGCTCTACACTGGCTGAAGCTTTATCGCAAAATGCTCTGCTTTCTGGAAAAAATGTGCTGGTTTTAGATGGACATTCGCACACCGCAAAGGTTGATACCTATGGCAATGTCACCTACAACCAAACAGGTAGCTACCTCAATCATATTGGGAAGATTGTGCTGAATTCTGAAAGAGTGCTTGAAAACAGCCTCATCACAACAGAAGCCGGCAAGGCTCTAAAAGAAGACGAGACGGTAGCAGCACTTGTCAAGACTATCCAAGAAAAGTATGCTGCTGAAAATGCCGTTGTTGTCCTAGACAAGAGCCCAGTGGAGCTCAATGGGCAACGTGAAAACGTTCGTGTTCGTGAGACCAATCTTGGAAATATCGTTGCTGACGCACTCTACGACTACGGTCAAACAGGCTTCTCACACCCAACTGACCTCGCTGTGACAAACGGTGGTGGCTTGCGTGAGACTATCCAAAAAGATAAGCCAATCACAAAAGGTGACATCATCGCTGTTCTTCCTTTTGGCAATATCATCTCACAGATTGAAGTGACTGGTCAGCAAATCAAAGACATGTTTATCAAGTCTCTAGGCTCTATCAATCAAGTCGACAGCAACGGCAATGTCGTACTAGATGAGAACGGACAGCCTTTACTTGAGCCAAGCGGCGGTTTCTTGCAAATTTCTGGCGCACGAGTTTATTATGATACAACCTTACCAGCTGACCAGCGTGTACTAGCAATACAAATCCTAGATCATGAAAGCCAGACTTATAAGGACTTGGTGCTTGATAAGGTTTATTATCTAGCGACAAATGACTTTCTAGCTGCTGGAGGTGACGGCTACACCATGCTTGGTGGTAGTCGTGAGGAAGGTCCTTCCATGGATGGTGTTTTTGCAGACTTCTTGGCAAAAGCAGACCTTACCAAGTACGCTGTTATCAATCCAAACTCACGCACTATCTCTATAAAAGCAAGTGAGCTTGCAACATACCTAACATCAAAAGAGACAAAACCGACAAAAGACAATACGCAACAATCAACACAAAACACAACGACCACTACAACACTAGAGCTAAGTCCTAGCGGTCAAACGCAGACCATAACAGTCAGCTATCAGACAGCAGCCTTTAAGTCTAAAGCGCAAGCAGTACATGAGCAAAACAAGGTAAAAGGCAATATTTACTTTGGACAAGCCTTGGCATTTGCTGATGGGGATTTGCTAACGCTACCGTTGACAGCAAGCAATCGCTCGATTGCAGCTGTTTTGGTTGGATTTGTCCTCTTGTTAGTTGGTCTTATCGGTGTTCGTAGAAAACGCCATTAA
- a CDS encoding ISAs1 family transposase — protein sequence MIDFLLSIEEHKEEYDSRQAWKIRYPLSTILFLVFSCQLAGIETWKEMEDFIEMNESVLGEYVDLSVGCPSHDTLERVVSMVNPDFIKELKLSFEASSETTDFSKLIAVDGKTIRGNRGKHQSPTHIVTAYDGGNRISLGQVAVEDKSNEITAVPRLLRQLDLRKSVVTIDAMGTQTDIADVIIGGKGDYCLAVKGNQGTLHEDIDLYFSDAKLLSKLTEKGCHYQTIEKARSQLEVRDYWVSHDVRWLSQRHPKWKKLRGIGMTKNTIDKDGVITEEVRYFILSFKGDVQTFSQVVRGHWSVESLHWLLDVVYREDKNQTLDKRAAFNLNAIRKVCLYLLQTMTFPKEKLSYRRKQRYISVHLEHYLPQLFGNRG from the coding sequence ATGATTGATTTTCTTTTATCCATAGAAGAGCACAAAGAAGAGTATGATAGCCGTCAAGCTTGGAAAATCCGCTATCCTCTCTCTACCATTCTCTTTCTAGTTTTCTCTTGTCAATTAGCAGGGATTGAAACGTGGAAAGAGATGGAAGATTTTATAGAAATGAATGAATCTGTCCTGGGAGAGTACGTTGACTTGAGTGTCGGTTGTCCTTCTCATGACACCTTGGAACGTGTTGTGAGTATGGTCAATCCAGATTTCATAAAAGAACTGAAATTGTCCTTCGAAGCTAGTTCGGAAACAACTGATTTTTCAAAATTGATAGCCGTTGACGGAAAAACGATTCGGGGGAACCGAGGAAAACACCAATCCCCTACTCATATTGTCACTGCCTATGATGGTGGCAATCGGATTAGTCTTGGGCAGGTAGCTGTTGAGGATAAAAGCAATGAAATTACTGCCGTTCCTCGTCTCTTGCGTCAGCTAGACCTTCGTAAGAGTGTTGTCACGATTGATGCCATGGGAACTCAGACAGACATTGCGGACGTAATTATAGGAGGTAAGGGTGATTACTGCTTGGCAGTCAAAGGAAATCAAGGAACTCTCCATGAGGATATTGACCTTTATTTTAGTGATGCCAAATTATTATCTAAGTTGACAGAGAAAGGCTGTCATTATCAGACCATTGAAAAGGCACGCAGTCAGCTTGAGGTGAGGGACTACTGGGTTTCTCACGATGTGAGATGGCTGAGCCAACGACACCCAAAATGGAAAAAACTTCGTGGGATTGGTATGACTAAGAATACCATTGATAAAGATGGCGTCATTACGGAAGAAGTTCGTTATTTTATCCTCAGTTTCAAGGGTGATGTACAGACTTTTTCACAGGTAGTTCGCGGTCATTGGTCAGTTGAGAGCCTGCATTGGTTGTTAGATGTGGTTTACCGAGAAGATAAGAACCAGACCTTAGATAAACGAGCTGCTTTCAATTTAAATGCTATTCGTAAGGTCTGTCTTTATCTTTTACAAACTATGACATTCCCTAAGGAAAAGCTGAGTTACCGCCGCAAACAACGCTATATTTCTGTCCATTTGGAGCATTATTTGCCACAATTATTTGGAAATCGAGGATAA
- a CDS encoding ABC transporter substrate-binding protein — MRRLYSFILGIVAVIVLLFVGMTIMEKTTSSSAQSDKLVIYNWGDYIDPALITKFTKETGIEVQYETFDSNEAMYTKIKQGGTTYDLAVPSDYMIDKMIKENLLIKLDKKRIKGLENIGTEFLGKSFDTNNDYSIPYFWGTVGIVYNTKLVKTAPKHWDDLWDSSYRNSILLVDGAREVMGVGLNSLGYSVNTKNMAELKQALAKLQKLTPNIKAIVGDEMKGYMIQGDAAIGVTFSGEASEMLESNPDLRYIVPSEGSNLWFDNLVIPKTVKHKDQAYAFINFMLKPENAAQNAEYIGYATPNQAAKKLLPKALREDKAFYPDQSTINHLEVYDNLGLKWLGIYNDLYLQFKMYRK; from the coding sequence ATGCGTAGATTGTATTCCTTTATTTTAGGTATTGTAGCGGTTATTGTTCTGCTCTTTGTGGGAATGACCATCATGGAAAAGACGACTAGTTCTAGCGCCCAGTCAGACAAGCTAGTCATCTATAACTGGGGGGACTATATCGACCCTGCTTTGATCACCAAGTTCACTAAAGAGACAGGTATCGAGGTGCAGTATGAGACCTTTGACTCTAACGAAGCTATGTACACTAAGATTAAGCAAGGTGGGACGACCTATGACTTGGCGGTTCCTAGTGATTACATGATTGACAAGATGATTAAGGAAAATCTGCTCATCAAACTGGATAAAAAGCGTATCAAAGGTTTGGAAAATATCGGCACTGAGTTTCTTGGCAAGAGCTTTGATACCAATAACGACTATTCCATTCCTTACTTCTGGGGGACAGTTGGTATTGTCTACAATACCAAGCTAGTCAAGACAGCTCCCAAGCATTGGGATGACTTGTGGGATAGTAGCTATCGCAACAGCATTCTCCTAGTTGACGGAGCTCGAGAAGTCATGGGCGTTGGGCTCAACTCTCTAGGCTACAGTGTCAATACCAAAAATATGGCTGAACTCAAGCAAGCCCTAGCGAAATTACAAAAACTCACACCAAACATCAAGGCGATTGTTGGTGATGAGATGAAGGGCTATATGATACAGGGTGACGCTGCTATCGGTGTAACTTTTTCTGGCGAGGCTAGTGAAATGCTGGAGTCCAATCCAGACCTGCGCTACATCGTCCCAAGCGAAGGCTCAAACCTCTGGTTTGACAATCTAGTCATCCCCAAAACAGTCAAGCATAAAGACCAAGCTTATGCCTTTATCAACTTTATGCTAAAACCTGAAAATGCTGCGCAAAATGCAGAGTATATCGGCTATGCAACACCTAACCAAGCCGCTAAAAAACTCCTGCCAAAAGCGCTTAGAGAAGACAAAGCGTTCTACCCTGACCAGTCCACTATCAACCACCTAGAAGTCTATGACAATCTAGGACTCAAGTGGCTGGGCATTTACAATGACCTCTATCTGCAGTTTAAAATGTATCGCAAGTAA
- a CDS encoding ABC transporter permease, translated as MKKTSSLFSLPYLLWLFLFVLAPVALIIWTSFFDIQGRFTLDNYKTFFSSWTYLLMSVNSVLYAGIISLVTLVISYPAAYALTKFKHKQLLLMLVILPTWINLLLKAYAFMGIFSQQGGINQFLNFIGIGSKQLLFTDFAFIFVASYIELPFMLLPIFNALDDIDQNLINASYDLGANSWQTFRKVIFPLSLNGVRSGVQSVFIPSLSLFMLTRLIGGNRVITLGTAIEQHFLTTQNRGMGSTIGVILILAMVVVMWLTKERKR; from the coding sequence ATGAAGAAAACCTCTAGTCTTTTTTCGCTTCCTTACCTCTTGTGGCTCTTTCTCTTTGTCCTTGCACCTGTGGCGCTCATCATCTGGACGTCCTTCTTTGACATTCAAGGGCGCTTTACGCTAGATAATTACAAGACCTTTTTTAGCTCTTGGACTTATCTGCTCATGAGTGTCAATTCAGTCCTTTATGCGGGGATTATTAGCCTAGTGACGCTTGTCATCAGCTACCCAGCAGCCTATGCGCTGACCAAGTTTAAGCACAAGCAGTTGCTGCTCATGCTGGTTATTTTGCCCACTTGGATTAACTTGCTCTTAAAAGCTTATGCCTTTATGGGGATTTTTAGCCAGCAGGGCGGTATCAATCAATTCTTAAATTTCATTGGTATCGGCTCAAAGCAGCTGCTCTTTACTGACTTTGCCTTTATCTTTGTGGCGAGCTACATTGAGTTGCCTTTTATGCTGTTACCTATCTTCAATGCACTGGATGATATTGACCAAAATCTCATCAATGCCAGCTACGACCTTGGTGCCAATAGCTGGCAGACCTTTAGAAAAGTCATTTTTCCTTTGTCGCTAAATGGTGTCAGAAGTGGTGTGCAGTCTGTTTTTATCCCCAGTCTCAGTCTTTTCATGCTGACACGTCTCATCGGGGGCAATCGTGTCATTACGCTTGGGACAGCTATTGAACAGCACTTTTTGACCACGCAAAATCGTGGAATGGGTTCAACCATCGGTGTGATTTTGATTCTCGCCATGGTTGTCGTGATGTGGTTGACAAAGGAGCGAAAACGATGA
- the murB gene encoding UDP-N-acetylmuramate dehydrogenase, with translation MLNKLHEDLKGIDIRIDEPLKKYTYTKVGGPADFLAFPRNRYELSRIVRFANQENIPWMVLGNASNLIVRDGGIRGFVIMFDKLNTITVDGYIIEAEAGANLIETTRVARFHSLTGFEFACGIPGSIGGAVYMNAGAYGGEIAHILVSAQVLSKAGEVRTIDAREMKFGYRHSILQDEGDIVISAKFALKPGDYTLISQEMDRLTHLRQLKQPLEYPSCGSVFKRPVGHFAGQLISEAGLQGVRVGGVEVSKKHAGFMVNIADGTAKDYEDLIAQVIARVEEKSGVTLEPEVRIIGESESD, from the coding sequence ATGCTTAATAAACTACATGAAGATTTAAAGGGAATTGATATTCGTATTGATGAACCTTTGAAAAAGTATACTTATACCAAGGTTGGTGGACCAGCGGATTTTTTGGCTTTTCCAAGAAACCGCTACGAGCTCTCACGTATTGTTCGCTTTGCCAATCAAGAAAATATTCCGTGGATGGTGCTAGGAAACGCTAGCAATCTTATCGTGCGTGATGGAGGCATTCGTGGTTTTGTCATTATGTTTGACAAGCTAAATACCATCACTGTTGACGGCTACATTATCGAAGCTGAAGCAGGTGCCAATCTGATTGAGACGACACGTGTCGCTCGTTTTCACAGCTTGACTGGTTTTGAGTTTGCCTGTGGTATCCCAGGCAGTATCGGCGGAGCCGTTTATATGAATGCTGGCGCTTATGGCGGCGAGATTGCGCATATCTTAGTCTCTGCCCAAGTGCTTAGTAAAGCAGGTGAAGTGCGCACCATAGACGCTCGTGAGATGAAGTTTGGCTACCGCCACTCTATCCTGCAAGACGAGGGTGATATCGTTATCTCTGCTAAGTTTGCTCTAAAACCAGGAGACTATACGCTGATTAGTCAGGAGATGGACCGTCTGACTCATCTGCGTCAGCTTAAACAGCCTCTTGAGTATCCGTCCTGTGGTTCGGTCTTTAAACGTCCTGTTGGGCATTTTGCAGGGCAACTCATCAGCGAAGCAGGTCTACAAGGCGTGCGTGTCGGTGGTGTTGAGGTGAGCAAGAAACACGCTGGTTTCATGGTCAATATCGCAGACGGTACTGCAAAAGACTATGAAGACTTGATTGCACAAGTCATTGCAAGAGTAGAGGAAAAATCTGGTGTCACACTAGAGCCAGAAGTTAGAATTATTGGAGAAAGTGAGAGCGATTAG
- a CDS encoding ABC transporter permease: protein MKKLAHFYLTFVFIILYVPIFYLIVYSFNSGGDMNGFTGITFEHYKDMFSDSRLMLILLQTFFLSFLSALLAAAIGTFGAIWIYQVKQKRQQTLLSLNNILMVAPDVMIGASFLLLFTALGFQLSFISVLLSHIAFSIPIVVLMVLPRLKEMNDAMIHAAYDLGATTWQMLREVMLPYLTPAIISGFFMAFTYSLDDFAVTFFVQGNGFSTLSVEIYSRARRGISLEINALSTIVFLFSILLVIGYYYIVREREDKHA, encoded by the coding sequence ATGAAAAAACTAGCACATTTTTATTTGACATTTGTCTTTATCATCCTCTACGTTCCTATTTTTTACTTGATTGTCTACTCGTTTAATAGCGGAGGCGACATGAATGGCTTTACAGGGATTACTTTTGAGCATTATAAGGACATGTTTTCAGACAGTCGCTTGATGTTGATTTTGTTACAGACCTTTTTCCTGTCCTTTCTAAGTGCTCTGTTGGCGGCTGCTATTGGGACTTTTGGTGCTATTTGGATTTATCAGGTCAAGCAAAAACGCCAGCAGACCTTGCTGTCGCTAAATAACATCCTCATGGTGGCACCTGATGTTATGATTGGGGCAAGCTTTCTCTTGCTCTTTACAGCGCTTGGCTTTCAGTTGAGCTTTATCTCGGTTTTACTGAGTCATATCGCCTTTTCCATACCGATTGTGGTCTTGATGGTGCTTCCTAGACTCAAGGAGATGAATGACGCCATGATTCATGCGGCTTATGACCTTGGGGCGACCACTTGGCAAATGCTGCGTGAGGTTATGTTGCCTTATCTGACGCCAGCTATTATCTCTGGCTTTTTCATGGCATTTACCTACTCGCTAGACGACTTTGCTGTGACTTTCTTTGTCCAAGGAAATGGCTTTTCCACGCTGTCTGTCGAGATTTACTCCCGTGCAAGACGTGGGATTTCGCTAGAAATCAATGCCCTCTCAACCATTGTTTTTCTCTTTAGTATCTTGCTAGTCATTGGCTACTACTATATCGTCAGAGAAAGAGAGGACAAGCATGCGTAG
- a CDS encoding sugar O-acetyltransferase, with protein MTLEEQRQDILSGAVYDDLTPELIEARQAAVLLTNAYNQAFGQDEKIRQDLLKKLLKSFGDNCYFEPNFRCEFGYNITIGNNFYANFDCVLLDGGGIEIGDDVLFGPRVGIYTSNHAIDASERAAGACYAKKVTIGNKVWVGAGVHINQGVTIGDNTIIGSGSVVTKDIPANVIAAGVPCRVIREITEADKTGFTSARL; from the coding sequence ATGACCTTAGAAGAACAAAGACAGGATATCCTATCAGGAGCAGTCTATGATGACCTAACACCTGAACTCATCGAGGCGAGACAGGCAGCTGTTTTATTGACAAATGCTTACAATCAAGCCTTTGGTCAAGATGAAAAGATTAGACAAGACTTACTCAAAAAGCTTCTGAAGTCTTTTGGGGACAATTGTTATTTTGAACCCAACTTTCGCTGTGAGTTTGGCTACAATATCACTATCGGTAACAATTTCTATGCTAACTTTGACTGTGTGCTGCTAGATGGTGGCGGGATTGAGATAGGTGATGATGTGCTGTTTGGTCCACGTGTCGGTATTTACACGTCCAATCATGCCATTGACGCTAGTGAGCGAGCAGCAGGCGCTTGCTACGCAAAGAAAGTCACGATTGGCAATAAGGTTTGGGTCGGTGCAGGTGTGCATATCAATCAAGGCGTTACTATCGGAGACAATACCATCATCGGATCTGGCAGCGTTGTCACCAAGGACATCCCAGCTAACGTCATTGCTGCAGGCGTGCCTTGCCGTGTTATTCGAGAGATTACTGAAGCGGACAAGACAGGTTTTACATCAGCTAGACTCTAG
- a CDS encoding ABC transporter ATP-binding protein, with the protein MTNPIISFKHVSKVFEDSGTVVLKDINFELEEGKFYTLLGASGSGKSTILNIIAGLLDATSGDIYLDGKRINDIPINKRDVHTVFQNYALFPHMTVFENVAFPLKLRKVEKKEIKERVTEALKMVRLDGFEKRAIQKLSGGQRQRVAIARAIINQPKVVLLDEPLSALDLKLRTEMQYELRELQQRLGITFVFVTHDQEEALAMSDWIFVMNDGEIVQSGTPVDIYDEPINHFVATFIGESNIIAGKMIKDYLVEFNGQQFEAVDGGMRPNEPVEVVIRPEDLQITLPDEGKLKVTVDTQLFRGVHYEIIAYDELGNEWMIHSTRKAIEGEVIGLDFTPEDIHIMRLNETEEEFDARIEEYVDLDEPEEGLIHAIEEERHEENL; encoded by the coding sequence GTGACTAATCCTATTATTTCATTTAAACATGTGTCAAAGGTTTTTGAAGATAGCGGGACAGTTGTCCTAAAGGACATCAACTTTGAGTTGGAAGAAGGAAAATTCTATACCCTTCTTGGAGCGTCTGGAAGCGGGAAATCAACGATTTTAAACATCATTGCAGGTCTCCTAGACGCCACTTCTGGAGATATTTATCTAGATGGAAAGCGTATCAATGATATTCCTATCAATAAGCGAGATGTGCATACCGTCTTTCAGAACTACGCTCTCTTTCCGCACATGACGGTTTTTGAAAATGTCGCTTTTCCACTAAAGTTGCGTAAAGTGGAAAAGAAAGAAATCAAAGAGCGTGTCACAGAAGCGCTCAAGATGGTGCGTCTTGACGGTTTTGAAAAGCGTGCCATTCAAAAGTTGTCCGGCGGGCAGAGACAACGTGTCGCTATCGCTCGTGCCATCATCAATCAACCAAAGGTTGTCCTACTTGATGAGCCGCTATCTGCGCTTGATTTGAAGCTAAGAACGGAAATGCAGTATGAACTGCGGGAGTTGCAGCAGAGACTTGGCATTACATTTGTCTTTGTCACGCATGACCAAGAAGAAGCACTTGCCATGAGTGACTGGATTTTTGTCATGAATGACGGTGAGATTGTCCAGTCAGGTACACCTGTTGACATCTACGACGAGCCCATTAACCATTTTGTGGCGACCTTTATCGGAGAGTCCAATATTATCGCAGGGAAGATGATTAAGGACTATCTGGTGGAGTTCAACGGACAGCAGTTTGAGGCAGTTGATGGTGGTATGCGCCCCAACGAGCCTGTTGAGGTGGTTATTCGCCCAGAAGACTTGCAAATCACATTGCCAGATGAGGGCAAATTAAAAGTTACTGTCGATACCCAGCTCTTTCGAGGGGTGCACTATGAGATTATCGCTTATGATGAGCTTGGCAATGAATGGATGATTCACTCGACTAGAAAAGCTATTGAAGGCGAGGTTATTGGACTTGACTTTACCCCTGAGGACATCCACATCATGCGTCTCAATGAAACCGAAGAAGAGTTTGACGCTCGTATCGAGGAGTACGTTGATCTTGATGAGCCAGAAGAAGGGCTCATTCACGCCATTGAGGAGGAGCGTCATGAAGAAAACCTCTAG
- a CDS encoding DUF1836 domain-containing protein → MTYHYPSWDELPAIDLYLDQVLLYVNQVTQNNIPSDKGLTASMVNNYVKHEQLTKPIKKKYNRKHLARLIAITALKNVFSIQEISRTLTILTANDQSKESYDGFVACMNEQETSGLPEVVISACQTLKLYDHTQKLVQNLEGEEYEPNTNYETE, encoded by the coding sequence ATGACTTATCATTACCCGAGCTGGGACGAGTTGCCAGCTATTGATCTCTATCTCGATCAGGTATTGCTCTATGTCAATCAAGTCACGCAAAATAATATTCCAAGTGACAAGGGACTAACCGCTTCAATGGTTAACAACTATGTCAAACACGAACAACTCACAAAACCAATCAAGAAAAAATACAACCGCAAACATTTGGCACGTTTGATTGCGATTACCGCTTTAAAAAACGTCTTTTCTATCCAAGAAATCAGCCGAACCTTAACCATACTAACAGCTAATGACCAGTCCAAAGAAAGCTATGATGGCTTTGTGGCTTGCATGAATGAGCAAGAAACAAGTGGACTGCCTGAGGTTGTCATCTCAGCTTGTCAAACACTAAAACTCTATGACCACACACAGAAACTGGTTCAAAACCTAGAAGGAGAAGAGTATGAGCCCAACACAAACTATGAAACTGAGTAA